A region from the Bacillota bacterium genome encodes:
- the cbiM gene encoding cobalt transporter CbiM, with the protein MHIPDGYLSPSTSVVLTGMMLPIWNRAARKVSARFDVGRVPLIAIGAAFSFVIMMINIPVPDGTTAHAVGGTLLAITLGPWAATLALSVATLIQALFFGDGGILAYGANALNMAVILPFAGYYIFRLIRGRSAPGSWRYYAAASVGAYVGIVLAGLATGFELGIQPALFHTAAGVPLYSPYGLKVALGAMAIAHFLVAGPVEAAVTGLALAYIFRTQPNMLAGEPGVAEATTTGAAAMDGRARPAYRALLVPLGILVVLTPIGLLAKGTAWGEWGLGELGDRLGYAPSGLVRLSAWWHSLLPDYTLGALEATGSKSGAILGYLVSGLVGLAVIGIIAGGLIIAGRRRTHAGPS; encoded by the coding sequence ATGCACATTCCCGACGGCTATCTGAGCCCATCGACGTCGGTCGTCCTGACCGGGATGATGCTTCCCATCTGGAACCGGGCGGCCCGCAAGGTCTCGGCCCGCTTCGACGTCGGGCGGGTGCCCCTCATCGCCATCGGAGCGGCCTTCTCCTTCGTCATCATGATGATCAACATCCCGGTCCCCGACGGGACGACCGCTCACGCCGTCGGCGGGACGTTGCTGGCCATCACCCTCGGGCCGTGGGCGGCCACCCTGGCCCTCTCGGTCGCCACCTTGATCCAGGCCCTCTTCTTCGGGGACGGGGGAATCCTGGCCTACGGGGCCAACGCCCTGAACATGGCGGTCATCCTGCCCTTCGCCGGGTACTACATCTTCAGGCTGATCCGCGGGCGCTCCGCCCCGGGCTCGTGGCGCTACTACGCGGCCGCCTCGGTCGGCGCCTATGTCGGAATCGTCCTGGCCGGCCTGGCCACCGGTTTCGAGCTTGGCATCCAGCCGGCCCTCTTCCACACCGCCGCCGGGGTTCCGCTATATAGCCCCTATGGTCTCAAGGTGGCCCTCGGGGCGATGGCCATCGCCCATTTCCTGGTCGCCGGCCCGGTCGAGGCCGCCGTGACCGGCTTGGCCCTGGCCTACATCTTCCGGACCCAGCCGAACATGCTCGCCGGTGAGCCGGGGGTCGCGGAAGCGACGACGACCGGGGCGGCGGCGATGGACGGTCGGGCTCGGCCGGCCTATCGAGCCCTCCTCGTCCCTCTGGGCATCCTCGTCGTCCTGACCCCCATCGGCCTGCTGGCCAAGGGGACGGCCTGGGGCGAATGGGGCCTTGGGGAACTGGGCGACCGCCTTGGATACGCGCCGAGCGGCCTGGTACGGCTGTCCGCCTGGTGGCATTCCCTTCTCCCCGACTACACCCTGGGCGCTCTGGAGGCTACGGGCAGCAAGTCTGGTGCCATCCTCGGGTACCTGGTGTCGGGGCTGGTCGGCCTGGCGGTGATCGGGATCATCGCCGGCGGGCTAATCATCGCCGGGAGGAGGCGAACCCATGCCGGCCCATCCTGA
- a CDS encoding ECF transporter S component — MAGTTNRTRFFVRIGILIAMGLVLRYHLLQVSIFPPADFLKYDPADIPALLAGFAMGPLAGFIVEIGKNLLAMAVGMAPGGIVGEAANTLAGGVYVIVASIIYWRRKTRAQAVGSMVVATAAAALIMAIANYYIFLPLWGIPMSQLKHYAISFILPFNLLKFAISSVLTFLLYKRVRHYLG, encoded by the coding sequence ATGGCTGGGACGACCAACAGGACTCGTTTCTTCGTCAGGATCGGCATTCTCATCGCGATGGGTCTCGTTCTGCGCTACCACCTACTGCAAGTGTCGATCTTCCCGCCGGCTGACTTCCTCAAGTACGACCCGGCCGACATCCCGGCCCTGCTGGCCGGCTTCGCCATGGGACCCCTGGCCGGCTTCATCGTCGAGATCGGCAAGAACCTCTTGGCCATGGCCGTGGGGATGGCCCCCGGCGGGATCGTCGGGGAAGCCGCCAATACCCTGGCCGGCGGGGTCTACGTGATCGTCGCTTCAATCATCTACTGGCGGCGAAAGACCCGGGCGCAGGCGGTCGGCTCGATGGTCGTGGCGACGGCGGCCGCCGCGCTGATCATGGCCATCGCCAACTACTACATCTTCCTGCCCCTCTGGGGCATTCCCATGAGCCAACTCAAGCACTACGCGATCAGCTTCATCCTGCCCTTCAACCTTCTGAAGTTCGCCATCTCCTCGGTCCTGACGTTCCTCCTCTACAAGCGGGTGAGACACTACTTGGGGTGA
- a CDS encoding aspartate aminotransferase family protein, with amino-acid sequence MNPTVEKFKKYMFPAIGVYYKEPIVAKKGEGMYLYDDCGRKYLDFFGGILTTSVGHCHPAVTKALTEQVQTLVHTSTVYVIPQMVALAEKLAEITPGDLQKSFFSNSGTEANETAILLSKLFTGRQEVIALRHAYSGRSMLAMSVTAHAPWRAGGTHVLGIKHAHAAYCYRCAFGQTYPNCELRCAKDIEELIQTETSGQVAAFMAEPIQGVGGFITPPKEYFKEAVGIVRKYGGLFICDEVQTGFGRTGGKMFGIEHYGVVPDIMTFAKGLANGTPIGTTITRAEVADCWKGPTISTFGGNPVSSAAALATLEVIEKENVVKNAEVIGNHLRQGLLAMQEKYPCIGEVRGMGLMIGVEVVKANKEPAADLVVQIFEKTRELGLLIGKGGLYNNVIRITPPMTVGQADADEALRVLDQAFASLPK; translated from the coding sequence ATGAACCCGACTGTTGAGAAGTTCAAGAAGTACATGTTCCCGGCCATCGGCGTGTACTACAAGGAACCGATCGTGGCCAAGAAGGGCGAGGGGATGTACCTCTACGATGATTGCGGCCGCAAGTACCTCGACTTCTTCGGCGGGATCCTGACCACCAGCGTCGGGCACTGCCACCCGGCGGTGACCAAGGCCTTGACCGAGCAGGTCCAGACCCTCGTCCACACCTCGACCGTCTACGTCATCCCCCAGATGGTCGCCCTGGCCGAGAAGCTGGCCGAGATCACCCCGGGCGACCTTCAGAAGTCCTTCTTCAGCAACAGTGGGACGGAGGCCAACGAGACCGCCATCCTCCTGTCGAAGCTCTTCACCGGGCGGCAGGAGGTCATCGCCCTGCGGCACGCCTACAGCGGCCGGTCGATGCTGGCCATGTCGGTCACCGCCCACGCCCCCTGGCGGGCCGGCGGCACCCACGTCCTCGGGATCAAGCACGCCCATGCCGCCTACTGCTACCGCTGCGCCTTCGGCCAGACCTATCCCAATTGCGAGCTGCGCTGCGCCAAGGACATCGAAGAACTGATCCAGACCGAGACCTCGGGCCAGGTGGCGGCCTTTATGGCCGAGCCGATCCAGGGCGTCGGTGGTTTCATCACCCCGCCCAAGGAGTACTTCAAGGAAGCCGTCGGGATCGTCCGCAAGTACGGCGGTCTGTTCATCTGCGACGAGGTCCAAACGGGCTTCGGCCGTACCGGCGGGAAGATGTTCGGGATCGAACACTACGGGGTCGTGCCGGACATCATGACCTTCGCCAAGGGTCTGGCCAACGGGACCCCTATCGGGACGACCATCACCCGGGCCGAAGTGGCCGACTGCTGGAAGGGGCCGACCATCTCGACCTTCGGCGGCAACCCGGTGTCAAGCGCCGCCGCCCTGGCCACCCTGGAGGTCATCGAGAAGGAGAATGTGGTCAAGAACGCTGAAGTCATCGGCAACCACCTCCGCCAGGGGTTGCTGGCCATGCAGGAGAAGTACCCGTGCATCGGTGAGGTTCGCGGGATGGGCCTGATGATCGGGGTCGAGGTGGTCAAGGCCAACAAGGAACCGGCGGCAGACCTCGTCGTTCAGATCTTCGAGAAGACTCGCGAACTCGGGTTGCTCATCGGCAAGGGTGGCCTGTACAACAACGTCATCCGGATCACCCCGCCGATGACCGTCGGCCAGGCCGACGCCGATGAGGCCCTGCGCGTTCTGGACCAGGCTTTCGCTTCCCTGCCGAAGTGA
- a CDS encoding DUF3006 domain-containing protein, whose translation MKVIVDRIEGELAVLEWGDSTVELPAAELPAGAREGSVLTVRLELDEDETARRRREAEATIKRLRGE comes from the coding sequence ATGAAGGTTATCGTCGACCGAATTGAAGGAGAACTGGCCGTCCTCGAGTGGGGCGACTCGACGGTCGAGTTGCCCGCGGCCGAATTGCCGGCCGGCGCTCGGGAGGGCAGCGTCCTCACTGTCCGTCTGGAGCTCGACGAGGATGAGACGGCCCGGCGACGGCGGGAAGCCGAGGCGACCATCAAGCGGCTCCGGGGTGAATGA
- a CDS encoding HutP family protein, producing MCLLLASSREEEARLKQTLERTGLYKCAVTEVGAKLAGFKQKVVGSVVAAALDCGVVSRTPHHVHALIHAAHEACQPFLDSALVEDLGVKVAIVRDSRWVVVAMFGECAAHHLTDHKQVGLGVMHMAY from the coding sequence TTGTGCCTTCTCCTGGCCAGCTCCCGCGAGGAAGAAGCCCGGCTCAAGCAGACCCTCGAGCGGACGGGCCTGTACAAGTGCGCCGTTACCGAGGTCGGGGCGAAGCTGGCCGGGTTCAAGCAGAAGGTGGTCGGGTCGGTGGTCGCCGCCGCCCTCGACTGCGGGGTCGTCTCACGCACTCCCCATCACGTCCATGCCCTCATCCACGCGGCCCATGAGGCCTGCCAGCCGTTCCTCGACAGTGCGCTGGTCGAAGACCTCGGGGTCAAGGTGGCGATCGTCCGCGACAGCCGATGGGTGGTCGTGGCCATGTTCGGCGAGTGCGCCGCCCACCACCTGACCGACCACAAGCAGGTCGGGTTGGGTGTCATGCACATGGCCTATTGA
- a CDS encoding ABC transporter ATP-binding protein: MPIYRLDDVSFSYGPGATALDGVTLTIAPGESLVLLGANASGKTTLLRLLAGLASPTAGELTAFDQPLTTDALRDRDFAHAFRRRVGLVFQNADAQLFSPTVTDEVAFGPRQLGLDQVALRRRVLESLALLGLEPLAERAPFHLSGGEKRKVALASVLSLGPEVLLLDEPTAGLDPRSRAWLVRFLRALHRAGKTIVTATHDLDLAARVGDTALVLGEDHRVRAEGPVATILNDAALLVQANLIEPPGAP; encoded by the coding sequence TTGCCCATCTACCGCCTGGATGACGTGTCCTTCAGCTACGGACCGGGCGCGACGGCCCTCGACGGGGTCACCCTGACCATCGCCCCCGGCGAGAGCCTGGTCCTTCTCGGGGCCAACGCTTCGGGTAAGACCACCCTGCTTCGACTGCTGGCCGGGCTGGCCTCGCCGACCGCCGGCGAGCTCACCGCCTTCGATCAACCGTTGACCACCGACGCCTTGCGCGATCGGGACTTCGCCCACGCCTTCCGCCGCCGCGTGGGCCTCGTCTTCCAAAATGCCGACGCCCAGCTGTTCTCGCCGACCGTCACCGACGAGGTCGCCTTCGGCCCCCGCCAACTGGGCCTGGACCAAGTCGCCCTGCGGCGGCGGGTCCTGGAGAGCCTGGCCCTCCTGGGCCTCGAGCCCCTCGCCGAGCGGGCCCCCTTCCACCTGAGCGGCGGCGAGAAACGCAAGGTCGCCCTGGCGTCCGTCCTTTCGCTGGGGCCGGAAGTCCTTTTGTTGGACGAGCCGACGGCCGGGCTCGACCCGCGTTCCCGGGCCTGGCTGGTGCGGTTCCTGCGAGCTTTGCACCGGGCCGGCAAGACCATCGTCACCGCCACTCACGACCTCGATCTGGCCGCCCGGGTCGGCGATACGGCCCTGGTCCTGGGAGAGGATCATCGGGTCCGGGCGGAGGGTCCGGTGGCCACCATCCTGAATGACGCCGCCCTGCTGGTTCAGGCCAACCTGATCGAGCCGCCGGGGGCGCCGTGA
- a CDS encoding SIMPL domain-containing protein (The SIMPL domain is named for its presence in mouse protein SIMPL (signalling molecule that associates with mouse pelle-like kinase). Bacterial member BP26, from Brucella, was shown to assemble into a channel-like structure, while YggE from E. coli has been associated with resistance to oxidative stress.): MKEPIYQWLTIGLLAVLLILVGLGGRIAPATPKPEHPLSVAGQAILDAVPDQAEIQLGLNLRAATAQEAQKQGADKMDAVVKALKTAGIKTEDIQTKYVSLNPAYDYTQNGQKFLGYDLNNVVSFKTGDFAGMGGIIDKAVAAGANRVDSLQFKVKDKSKFNAQAIDQAIADARAKAEAAAKTLGTKIVGVKSVSIQDQNYVPGPVYRDMAMKQAGAAASTPIEPGQVQLQVTVAVEFIVK, translated from the coding sequence ATGAAAGAGCCTATCTATCAATGGCTGACCATCGGCCTCTTGGCCGTCCTGCTGATCCTGGTCGGCCTCGGCGGGAGAATCGCGCCGGCCACACCCAAGCCTGAACATCCGTTGTCCGTGGCCGGGCAGGCCATCCTCGACGCCGTCCCCGACCAGGCCGAGATCCAACTCGGGCTCAACCTGAGGGCGGCCACGGCCCAGGAGGCGCAGAAACAAGGGGCGGACAAGATGGACGCGGTGGTCAAGGCCCTCAAGACCGCCGGGATCAAGACCGAGGACATCCAGACCAAGTACGTCTCGTTGAACCCGGCCTACGATTACACCCAGAACGGTCAGAAGTTCCTCGGCTATGATCTGAACAACGTCGTCAGCTTCAAGACCGGAGACTTCGCCGGCATGGGCGGGATCATCGACAAGGCCGTCGCCGCCGGGGCCAATCGCGTCGACAGCCTTCAGTTCAAGGTCAAAGACAAGAGCAAGTTCAACGCTCAGGCCATCGACCAGGCTATCGCCGACGCCAGGGCCAAGGCCGAGGCGGCCGCGAAGACCCTGGGAACGAAGATCGTCGGGGTCAAGTCGGTCAGCATCCAGGATCAGAACTACGTCCCCGGTCCGGTCTACCGCGACATGGCCATGAAGCAGGCCGGCGCCGCCGCCAGCACGCCGATTGAGCCGGGACAGGTGCAACTCCAGGTGACGGTGGCGGTCGAATTTATCGTCAAGTGA
- the cbiQ gene encoding cobalt ECF transporter T component CbiQ, translated as MPAHPEAQSGLPGLPAWLLEQDAGRPEGDAQAVRPGRRGRGRGAESFIDHTLAEMAHTTRHAVFAEEIARRPGFLQGLDARVKLGSFLALILAVAVVRSPLTLALATGAVVFAAARSRVPASFLLGRVWLLVAAFTAVMALPSAFDWVRPGPVAFYAYHVVGPVHVGPLALPSDLAVTWTGLRGAVLLVLRAAGSATLAAVLTLTTRWDRLLASLQGLGLPAAFVSVFDLAYRYLFVAMGAALETFEARRARTVGRLSLAADRGFAAGVIGSALTRARAMSDEVQEAMVARGYDGTIKLDRPPVLTSRSVLRLAAGVALAYLLFIFDRILGLLGG; from the coding sequence ATGCCGGCCCATCCTGAGGCCCAGAGCGGCCTGCCCGGTCTGCCGGCGTGGCTGCTGGAGCAGGACGCTGGCCGGCCGGAAGGCGACGCCCAGGCGGTCCGGCCGGGGAGGCGCGGCCGCGGCCGGGGGGCCGAGTCCTTCATCGATCACACGCTGGCCGAGATGGCCCACACCACCCGGCACGCCGTCTTCGCCGAGGAGATCGCCCGCCGCCCCGGCTTCCTCCAAGGTCTCGACGCCAGAGTCAAGCTCGGTTCGTTCCTGGCCCTCATCCTGGCCGTGGCCGTCGTCCGCAGCCCGCTGACCCTGGCCCTGGCGACGGGGGCCGTGGTCTTCGCGGCCGCCCGCTCGCGAGTCCCGGCCTCCTTCCTGCTCGGCCGGGTCTGGCTGTTGGTGGCCGCCTTCACGGCGGTCATGGCCCTGCCCTCGGCGTTCGATTGGGTCAGGCCGGGGCCGGTGGCCTTTTACGCCTATCACGTGGTCGGCCCGGTCCACGTCGGGCCATTGGCCCTCCCGTCCGACCTGGCTGTTACCTGGACCGGCCTCCGCGGCGCCGTCCTCCTCGTCCTGCGGGCGGCCGGGTCGGCGACCCTGGCGGCCGTCCTCACCCTCACTACCCGCTGGGACCGGCTCCTCGCCTCCCTTCAGGGGCTGGGTCTGCCGGCGGCCTTCGTTTCCGTCTTCGATCTGGCCTACCGCTACTTGTTCGTGGCCATGGGAGCGGCCCTCGAGACCTTCGAGGCCCGCCGGGCCCGCACGGTCGGCCGGCTGAGCCTCGCCGCCGACCGCGGCTTCGCGGCCGGGGTGATCGGCTCGGCCCTGACCCGCGCCCGGGCCATGAGCGACGAAGTCCAGGAGGCCATGGTCGCCAGGGGCTACGACGGGACGATTAAGCTCGACCGACCGCCGGTCCTCACCAGCCGGTCAGTCCTCCGCCTGGCCGCCGGCGTCGCCTTGGCTTACCTGCTCTTCATCTTCGATCGGATCCTCGGCCTCCTGGGGGGTTGA
- a CDS encoding CoA-acylating methylmalonate-semialdehyde dehydrogenase, protein MAIKRLRYFVDGEWRETKSGKYMPVTNSSTGEVMAEAPCCTADEVNAAVAAAAKAFPDWSDTPITARVQYMFKFKAILDQHLDELATLTSMELGKNMDEARGDILKAIEVVELACALPVTMQGDSLMNVSNGIDTVMYREPVGVFAGIVPFNFPAMIPYGWMIPLCITTGNTFVLKAASQTPQTALRIAELLQEIGLPKGVVNIVTCSRNEAELLLKHPDVRGISYVGSTSVGRHIYATAAANGKRVQVLGEAKNHALVLRDAHLEQAAHVIINSTFGCAGMRCMALPVVCVEDEVADEFVSYLARFAKERKIGCAYDPKTELGPVVSAEHRQSIINWISKGLEEGAKLVLDGRNVVVPGFEGGFFVGPTILDQVKPGMSVGDTEIFGPVTCIKRVKDFEEGLAIMNASPYANGSCIFTESGHAAREFAKRTHGGMVGVNVGIPVPISVFPFSGHKNSFLGDLHVMGRDGMIFYTESKSVTQRWFGRAKRAEKVSTWEGTITRK, encoded by the coding sequence ATGGCCATCAAGAGGCTGCGCTACTTTGTCGACGGCGAATGGCGGGAGACGAAGTCCGGCAAGTACATGCCGGTGACCAACTCGAGCACCGGCGAGGTCATGGCCGAGGCCCCGTGCTGCACGGCGGACGAGGTCAACGCGGCCGTCGCCGCCGCCGCCAAGGCCTTCCCGGACTGGTCGGACACGCCAATCACGGCCCGCGTCCAGTATATGTTCAAGTTCAAGGCCATTCTCGATCAGCACCTCGACGAGCTGGCCACCCTGACCTCGATGGAGCTCGGCAAGAACATGGACGAGGCCCGGGGGGACATCCTTAAGGCCATTGAGGTGGTCGAGCTGGCCTGCGCCCTCCCGGTGACGATGCAGGGCGATTCGCTGATGAACGTGTCCAACGGCATCGACACGGTGATGTACCGCGAGCCTGTCGGGGTCTTCGCCGGCATCGTCCCGTTCAACTTCCCGGCGATGATCCCTTACGGCTGGATGATCCCCCTCTGCATCACCACCGGCAACACCTTCGTCCTGAAGGCCGCCAGCCAGACCCCGCAGACCGCCCTCCGCATCGCCGAGCTCCTCCAGGAGATCGGCCTGCCGAAGGGGGTCGTCAACATCGTCACCTGCAGCCGCAACGAGGCCGAGTTGCTCCTCAAGCACCCAGACGTCAGGGGTATCTCCTACGTCGGCTCGACCAGCGTCGGCCGGCACATCTACGCCACCGCCGCCGCCAACGGCAAGCGGGTCCAGGTCCTCGGTGAAGCCAAGAACCACGCCCTGGTCCTCCGCGACGCCCACCTGGAGCAGGCCGCCCACGTCATCATCAACTCCACCTTCGGCTGCGCCGGGATGCGCTGCATGGCCCTGCCGGTCGTCTGCGTCGAGGATGAGGTGGCCGACGAGTTCGTCTCCTACCTGGCCAGGTTCGCCAAGGAACGGAAGATCGGCTGCGCCTATGATCCCAAGACCGAGCTGGGCCCGGTGGTCTCGGCCGAGCACAGGCAGTCGATCATCAACTGGATCAGCAAGGGCCTCGAGGAAGGGGCCAAGCTGGTCCTGGACGGACGCAATGTGGTCGTCCCCGGCTTCGAGGGCGGCTTCTTTGTCGGGCCGACCATTCTCGACCAGGTCAAGCCGGGAATGAGCGTCGGCGATACCGAGATCTTCGGGCCGGTCACCTGCATCAAGAGGGTCAAGGACTTCGAGGAAGGCCTGGCCATCATGAACGCCAGCCCGTACGCCAACGGGTCCTGCATCTTCACCGAGAGCGGCCATGCCGCCCGCGAGTTCGCCAAACGGACCCACGGCGGGATGGTCGGGGTCAACGTCGGCATCCCCGTGCCCATCTCGGTCTTCCCCTTCTCCGGCCACAAGAACTCGTTCCTCGGCGACCTCCACGTGATGGGTCGCGACGGGATGATCTTCTACACCGAGTCGAAGTCGGTCACCCAGCGTTGGTTCGGCCGGGCCAAGCGGGCGGAGAAGGTGTCGACCTGGGAGGGGACGATCACTCGGAAGTAG
- the nikR gene encoding nickel-responsive transcriptional regulator NikR, with translation MEQLMRFGVSMPPALLEQFDRLADKKGYANRSEAIRDLIRAAIAESRWEDEDTEVAGAICLVYDHHSNAGKTVGDIQHQAFKNIVSTAHVHLSHDNCLEILVVKGRAGDLRALADSVTGVKGVKFGRLVLGTTGENLP, from the coding sequence GTGGAACAGTTGATGAGATTCGGCGTCTCGATGCCGCCGGCGCTGCTCGAGCAGTTTGACCGGTTGGCCGATAAGAAGGGCTATGCCAACCGCTCGGAAGCCATTCGCGACCTGATCCGGGCGGCCATCGCCGAGAGCCGTTGGGAGGACGAGGACACCGAGGTGGCCGGGGCCATCTGTCTCGTCTACGACCACCATAGCAACGCCGGCAAGACGGTCGGCGACATCCAGCATCAGGCCTTCAAGAACATCGTCTCGACGGCGCACGTCCACCTGTCCCACGACAACTGCCTGGAGATCCTGGTCGTCAAGGGACGAGCGGGCGACCTGAGGGCCCTGGCCGACAGCGTCACCGGGGTCAAGGGGGTCAAGTTCGGCCGGCTGGTCCTGGGAACGACCGGGGAGAACCTGCCCTGA
- a CDS encoding Glu/Leu/Phe/Val dehydrogenase yields the protein MLSGALEHLERAVRIIGLRPEVQELLRRPMRVLEFQIPLRMDDGTARIFTAYRVHHNDAIGPTRDGTRIRPDLSLDEVKALALIMTVKHALVGIPAGGGKGGIVADPSKLSPWELERLVRAFIRRLQPKGSWVDVPGADIGTDPRTMAWMLDEYEQVMGVHQPTAINDKPPEVGGSIGGEEATGRGVHYLTVEEAERAGLIPAETRVVIQGFGQVGSHAAKFLQADGYRVIAVSDVKGGVKNPSGLDIPALLAHVKKTGYVAGFPWGAPVSNEELLETECEILIPAAVQDVINDRNAARVEAKVVIEAANAPVTPDGERILLARGVGVVPDVLANSGGVIVCHFERQQGLTDSYWDLSTVRERLRTTITRAYREVQGRSREAGITMREAAWSIALGRVAKAVELRGWV from the coding sequence ATGCTGTCCGGCGCCCTCGAGCACCTCGAGCGCGCGGTAAGGATCATCGGACTGCGGCCCGAGGTCCAAGAACTGCTCCGAAGGCCCATGCGGGTGTTGGAATTCCAGATTCCGCTGCGGATGGACGACGGGACCGCGAGGATCTTCACCGCCTACCGAGTCCACCATAATGACGCCATCGGACCGACCAGGGACGGCACCAGGATCCGTCCGGACCTCAGCCTCGACGAGGTCAAGGCCCTGGCCCTGATCATGACCGTCAAACACGCCCTGGTGGGCATCCCGGCCGGCGGTGGCAAGGGTGGCATCGTCGCCGACCCGTCGAAGCTGAGTCCTTGGGAGCTGGAGCGTCTGGTGAGGGCCTTCATTCGGCGCCTTCAGCCCAAGGGAAGCTGGGTCGACGTACCGGGGGCCGACATCGGCACCGACCCGCGGACGATGGCCTGGATGCTAGATGAGTATGAGCAGGTGATGGGCGTCCACCAGCCGACGGCGATCAACGACAAGCCGCCGGAAGTCGGCGGCTCCATCGGCGGCGAGGAGGCCACCGGACGCGGCGTCCATTACCTGACGGTCGAGGAGGCCGAGCGGGCCGGCCTGATCCCGGCCGAGACCCGGGTGGTCATCCAGGGCTTCGGCCAGGTCGGCAGCCACGCCGCGAAGTTCCTCCAGGCCGACGGCTATCGGGTCATCGCCGTCAGCGACGTCAAAGGTGGCGTGAAGAACCCGAGCGGGCTGGACATCCCGGCCCTCCTGGCCCACGTCAAGAAGACTGGCTACGTGGCCGGTTTTCCGTGGGGCGCCCCGGTCTCCAACGAGGAACTCCTGGAGACGGAGTGCGAAATCCTCATCCCGGCCGCCGTTCAAGACGTCATCAACGACAGGAACGCCGCTCGAGTGGAGGCCAAGGTGGTCATCGAGGCGGCCAACGCCCCGGTCACTCCGGACGGGGAGCGGATCCTCCTGGCCCGCGGGGTCGGCGTCGTCCCCGACGTCCTGGCCAACTCGGGTGGGGTCATCGTCTGCCACTTCGAGCGGCAGCAGGGCTTGACCGACTCCTACTGGGACCTGTCGACCGTCCGCGAGCGGCTGAGGACGACCATCACCCGGGCCTACCGAGAGGTCCAAGGACGCAGCCGGGAGGCTGGAATCACGATGCGCGAGGCGGCCTGGTCCATCGCCCTGGGCCGGGTGGCCAAGGCCGTCGAGCTGCGGGGATGGGTGTGA
- a CDS encoding ComEC/Rec2 family competence protein, with translation MRPLIHRNLSLRRFFLGCLVGLLVAGFVWNAAGCLRAQAPAPPPPAPSTVTGHGDPLELHFIDVGQADAILIRTPGGRAVLIDAGESAGGDVVVGYLKAAGIKELDAMVITHPHTDHIGGMAKVLKAFPVKAIYDPGYPATTETYADLLRLIESLKIPYHEARAGVAVDLEAGLGFAFLAPKAPTDDANNSSAVVRLTYGRFAAILMGDAEAAEEKDLLASAVAIQSDVIKVGHHGSDSGTTEALLAKVKPSTAVISVGAGNSYGHPAKVTLDRLKARAVIVHRTDLEGTIVISTDGESVRVKAER, from the coding sequence GTGCGTCCGCTCATCCACAGGAACCTCTCCCTCCGCCGGTTTTTCCTCGGTTGTCTGGTCGGGTTGCTGGTCGCCGGCTTCGTCTGGAACGCGGCCGGTTGCCTCCGGGCGCAGGCCCCCGCCCCGCCGCCCCCCGCGCCCTCCACGGTGACGGGCCACGGCGACCCGCTCGAACTCCACTTCATCGACGTCGGGCAGGCCGACGCGATCCTCATCCGGACGCCGGGCGGCCGCGCGGTCCTCATCGACGCGGGTGAGTCGGCCGGCGGCGACGTCGTGGTCGGCTACCTCAAGGCCGCCGGGATCAAGGAGCTCGATGCGATGGTCATCACCCACCCGCACACCGACCACATCGGCGGGATGGCCAAGGTCCTCAAGGCCTTCCCAGTCAAGGCGATCTATGACCCGGGCTACCCGGCGACCACGGAGACCTACGCCGACCTGCTCAGACTGATCGAGTCCTTGAAGATACCCTATCACGAAGCGAGGGCCGGGGTGGCCGTGGACCTCGAGGCTGGGCTGGGCTTCGCTTTCCTCGCCCCGAAGGCCCCGACCGATGACGCCAACAACAGTTCGGCCGTGGTCCGTCTGACCTATGGCCGCTTCGCCGCCATCCTGATGGGCGACGCCGAGGCCGCCGAGGAGAAGGACCTCCTGGCCTCGGCGGTCGCGATCCAGAGCGACGTGATCAAGGTCGGTCACCACGGCAGCGACAGCGGGACCACCGAGGCCTTGCTGGCCAAGGTCAAGCCGAGCACCGCGGTCATCTCGGTGGGAGCCGGGAACAGCTACGGCCATCCCGCCAAGGTCACCCTGGACCGGCTGAAGGCAAGGGCGGTGATCGTTCACCGGACCGATCTGGAAGGGACGATCGTCATCTCCACCGACGGGGAGTCGGTCAGGGTCAAGGCGGAGCGATGA